A DNA window from Patescibacteria group bacterium contains the following coding sequences:
- a CDS encoding iron-sulfur cluster assembly scaffold protein, with translation MQQYSKQVMDHFNNPRNVGEIKDADGIGEVGNMKCGDVMYIYIKVGKHDGKEYVDDIKFKTLGCAAAIASSSMMTELVKGKSLDEAAKISRDDINEALGILPQQKYHCSILSADGIHRAVENYKSKNK, from the coding sequence ATGCAGCAATATAGCAAACAAGTTATGGATCATTTCAATAATCCGAGAAATGTCGGCGAGATCAAGGACGCCGATGGTATCGGCGAAGTTGGCAATATGAAGTGTGGCGACGTCATGTATATCTACATCAAAGTCGGTAAACATGACGGCAAGGAGTATGTCGACGATATCAAGTTCAAAACGCTTGGTTGTGCTGCCGCGATTGCTTCTTCGAGCATGATGACTGAATTGGTCAAGGGCAAGTCACTCGATGAGGCGGCCAAGATCTCTCGCGATGATATCAATGAAGCGCTTGGCATATTGCCACAACAAAAATATCATTGTTCGATATTGTCCGCCGATGGAATTCACAGGGCAGTAGAAAATTATAAAAGTAAAAATAAATAG
- a CDS encoding bifunctional 5,10-methylenetetrahydrofolate dehydrogenase/5,10-methenyltetrahydrofolate cyclohydrolase, which produces MFDGKQIREEILKELADKIVLMDPKPILAEIVVGEDPVVLKYAELKKNLAEKVGITFNIYQFESDAPEEEILECIEFLNDDFETNGIMIQIPMPKSFDRAKLITAISPAKDVDGLRYCQGLDSDFRPPVAEAILEALKRSEKDLKTSQIALIGHGFLVGKPLEKALKDLDIQVSVFESGSSIAKLDKFDIVISATGKAGIIKPEMVSDDVVLIDAGTAEENGELKGDIDPETYKKALYYTPVPGGIGPVTVAMLFRNLVSK; this is translated from the coding sequence ATGTTTGACGGCAAACAAATTAGAGAAGAGATATTGAAAGAGCTAGCAGACAAGATTGTGCTCATGGACCCCAAGCCTATATTGGCTGAGATTGTTGTTGGCGAAGATCCAGTGGTTCTCAAGTACGCAGAGCTCAAGAAAAATTTGGCCGAAAAAGTTGGTATTACTTTCAATATTTATCAATTCGAATCAGATGCTCCAGAGGAAGAAATCCTAGAGTGTATCGAATTTCTAAATGATGACTTTGAAACAAATGGAATTATGATTCAAATTCCAATGCCAAAGTCCTTTGATCGTGCCAAACTTATCACGGCGATCAGCCCAGCCAAAGATGTCGATGGCTTGCGCTATTGCCAGGGATTGGATTCGGATTTCCGACCGCCTGTTGCGGAAGCGATTCTAGAAGCTCTGAAGCGATCAGAGAAGGATTTGAAGACGAGTCAGATCGCTCTGATCGGTCATGGATTTCTCGTTGGCAAACCCCTAGAGAAGGCGTTAAAAGATTTAGATATTCAGGTCAGCGTTTTCGAAAGTGGCTCATCAATCGCAAAACTGGACAAATTTGATATTGTTATCTCCGCTACTGGCAAGGCCGGCATCATCAAGCCAGAGATGGTGTCAGATGACGTCGTCCTGATTGATGCTGGAACGGCTGAAGAAAACGGCGAACTCAAGGGCGATATCGATCCTGAAACATACAAAAAGGCCTTGTACTATACACCTGTCCCGGGCGGCATCGGCCCAGTCACAGTGGCGATGCTATTTCGCAATTTAGTTTCAAAATAA
- the mnmA gene encoding tRNA 2-thiouridine(34) synthase MnmA, whose protein sequence is MAKENEKKKIKVAIGMSGGVDSSVAAMLLKEQGFEVVGLFLKLWSDESCAISRENACCDEKALADARKVAAELEIPFYVVDAREKFKKDIVDYYLDEYRALRTPNPCVLCNKKIKFGWMLEFAEQIGCEKVATGHYSRIEKTDHYRLFRGKDKNKDQSYFLWQLGQEQLSKIIFPLGEMTKDRVRALAKEKNLPVYEKVESQEICFVADDYREFLKRHLPPEYFESGRIVDQKGYTVGQHEGLVNYTIGQRKGISQSASQLASESVNRQPLYVVGFNLEKNELIVGENADTSRSEMIVADAYINKFEDVKVKIRYRAEAVTCTVKSLIPNSSFLIQFETPQRAVTPGQSAVFYCGDEVVGGGIIR, encoded by the coding sequence ATGGCAAAAGAAAACGAAAAAAAGAAAATTAAGGTAGCAATTGGAATGTCCGGTGGAGTTGACTCTTCCGTCGCGGCCATGCTTCTCAAAGAGCAGGGCTTCGAAGTGGTCGGCCTTTTTTTGAAGCTCTGGAGCGATGAGAGCTGCGCTATATCTCGCGAAAATGCCTGTTGCGATGAGAAAGCCTTGGCTGACGCGCGCAAGGTGGCGGCGGAGCTCGAAATACCATTTTACGTTGTTGACGCCAGGGAAAAATTCAAGAAAGATATTGTTGATTATTATCTGGATGAATATCGGGCTCTGCGTACTCCAAATCCCTGCGTTCTTTGCAATAAGAAGATCAAGTTTGGCTGGATGCTCGAATTTGCAGAGCAGATCGGTTGCGAAAAAGTTGCGACTGGACATTATTCGAGAATCGAAAAGACAGACCATTACAGATTATTCCGAGGCAAAGATAAGAACAAAGACCAAAGTTACTTTCTCTGGCAATTGGGCCAGGAGCAATTGTCTAAAATCATTTTTCCGCTCGGTGAAATGACCAAAGATCGGGTTCGTGCCTTGGCCAAGGAGAAAAATTTGCCAGTCTACGAAAAGGTCGAGAGCCAGGAGATATGTTTCGTGGCAGACGATTATCGAGAATTTCTGAAGCGTCATTTACCTCCAGAATATTTTGAATCTGGACGGATTGTCGACCAAAAGGGATATACAGTTGGTCAGCATGAGGGCTTGGTCAATTATACGATTGGACAACGAAAGGGCATTAGCCAATCAGCAAGTCAGCTAGCCAGCGAGTCAGTAAATAGACAACCGCTTTATGTTGTTGGGTTTAACTTGGAGAAGAATGAATTGATCGTGGGCGAAAATGCAGACACTTCACGAAGTGAAATGATTGTGGCTGATGCATACATCAACAAGTTTGAAGACGTTAAGGTCAAGATTCGATATAGGGCCGAAGCTGTGACCTGCACTGTAAAATCCCTTATTCCTAATTCCTCATTCCTTATTCAATTTGAAACTCCTCAGCGCGCTGTGACACCTGGGCAATCGGCCGTGTTCTACTGCGGCGACGAAGTCGTTGGCGGGGGAATCATTCGATAA
- the recG gene encoding ATP-dependent DNA helicase RecG, producing the protein MEKLDFQTKIIYLPSVGIKGAKKFERLGLFSISDLIYYFPRRYEDYTRISKISNIAAELADDWQNNNNFTVKGQILAIANKKTRRRGFTVTEAVVDDESASLKVVWFNQPYLAKMLHNGSFVILNGKVNFDRFSGGYAMESPVRVDRPRIAPIYSVTSGVTSFYIAKLINTILPIADEIEEYLPAEIIQKYDLLPIGETISNIHNPKDNISLAKAQARLAFDELFFISLQSAIAKAERSGEKSYKIETDLDELKSEIAKLPFELTGDQKKALWEIVKDLGNPHPMSRLLNGDVGSGKTIVAALAAWSVKQAGMKSLLMVPTEILANQHFETLTKLFGDGVGIFTSSKKMAKDTDWIIVGTQALIQKGVSFSDIGLVIVDEQHRFGVDQRAALQGKLEAKKEAMTPHFLSMTATPIPRTLHLALFGDLDLSIIREKPANRKEIKTRFVEPFNRDKAYEFIRAQIRAGRQAFVICPLIEEKEREIKENLFEEDRKSVISEFEKLKTIFSELEIAMLHGKLKAKEKDQIMSEFASGKTQLLVSTSVIEVGVDVPNATVMMIEDAERFGLAQIHQFRGRVGRAEHQSFCFLFSNSTSDKALTRLKALESTTDGFKLAEIDLETRGAGSIFGTSQSGLIDLRMASYSDYHLIQMASEAAKETVNKIKTLPKLAKKLDNFIYNKHLE; encoded by the coding sequence ATGGAAAAACTCGATTTTCAAACAAAGATTATATATTTGCCCTCAGTTGGGATCAAAGGCGCCAAGAAATTTGAGCGGCTTGGACTTTTCTCGATCTCAGATTTAATTTACTATTTTCCACGACGTTATGAGGATTACACTAGAATCTCCAAGATCTCAAATATTGCGGCAGAGCTAGCCGATGATTGGCAAAATAACAACAATTTTACGGTCAAAGGTCAGATATTAGCAATTGCCAACAAAAAGACGCGGAGGCGCGGTTTTACGGTCACGGAGGCGGTGGTAGATGACGAGTCGGCTAGTCTAAAAGTGGTTTGGTTCAATCAACCTTACTTGGCCAAAATGTTGCACAACGGTAGCTTCGTCATATTGAACGGCAAGGTTAATTTTGATCGTTTTTCTGGCGGATACGCCATGGAGTCGCCGGTCAGGGTAGACCGACCGAGAATCGCTCCAATTTACAGCGTCACTTCGGGTGTGACTAGTTTCTATATCGCCAAGTTGATCAACACAATTTTGCCCATTGCTGATGAAATCGAAGAGTATTTGCCGGCCGAAATTATTCAAAAATACGATTTGTTGCCGATCGGCGAGACTATTTCGAATATTCACAATCCAAAAGATAATATTTCTCTTGCCAAGGCCCAGGCGCGTCTGGCTTTTGATGAACTTTTCTTCATCTCTCTCCAATCTGCGATTGCCAAAGCGGAAAGAAGCGGCGAGAAGTCCTATAAAATTGAAACTGACTTGGACGAATTGAAATCTGAGATTGCCAAATTGCCATTTGAATTAACTGGAGATCAGAAGAAGGCACTCTGGGAGATTGTCAAAGATCTGGGTAACCCTCACCCGATGAGCCGACTGCTCAACGGAGATGTTGGGAGTGGCAAGACGATAGTAGCGGCTCTGGCGGCTTGGTCCGTCAAGCAAGCGGGCATGAAGTCGCTTCTGATGGTACCGACAGAGATTTTGGCAAATCAACATTTTGAGACACTCACGAAGCTATTTGGCGATGGCGTTGGGATTTTCACCTCATCGAAGAAAATGGCCAAAGATACAGATTGGATTATTGTCGGAACCCAGGCTTTGATCCAAAAGGGTGTTAGTTTTTCAGATATTGGACTGGTAATCGTTGACGAACAACATCGCTTCGGGGTTGATCAGAGAGCTGCTTTGCAGGGTAAATTAGAGGCAAAGAAGGAAGCAATGACGCCTCACTTCCTGAGTATGACAGCCACGCCGATACCACGGACTTTGCACTTGGCACTCTTTGGCGATTTGGACTTGAGTATAATTCGTGAGAAACCAGCCAATCGTAAGGAGATCAAAACACGTTTCGTCGAGCCGTTCAATCGAGATAAGGCCTATGAATTTATCAGAGCTCAGATTCGGGCTGGCCGCCAGGCCTTTGTTATCTGTCCGTTGATTGAGGAGAAGGAACGAGAAATCAAAGAGAATTTGTTTGAGGAGGATAGGAAGTCGGTAATTTCTGAGTTTGAGAAGCTAAAAACTATTTTTTCTGAGCTAGAAATAGCAATGTTACACGGCAAGCTGAAAGCCAAAGAGAAGGATCAGATTATGTCCGAATTTGCTTCTGGCAAGACACAATTACTCGTCTCTACCTCGGTGATCGAGGTAGGAGTTGACGTGCCCAACGCGACCGTAATGATGATTGAGGACGCCGAAAGATTTGGTCTGGCTCAGATTCACCAATTTCGAGGACGAGTCGGTCGGGCAGAGCACCAATCTTTTTGCTTTCTATTTTCAAATTCTACGAGCGACAAAGCATTGACTCGATTAAAGGCACTTGAATCGACAACGGACGGCTTCAAGCTGGCCGAGATAGATTTGGAGACGAGGGGAGCGGGATCGATCTTCGGCACCAGCCAATCTGGCTTGATAGATCTCAGGATGGCTTCATATTCGGACTACCATCTGATCCAGATGGCGAGTGAGGCGGCCAAGGAAACGGTCAACAAAATCAAAACTCTTCCAAAACTTGCCAAAAAGTTGGATAATTTTATCTATAACAAACATTTAGAGTAA
- a CDS encoding helix-hairpin-helix domain-containing protein, whose amino-acid sequence MGDFIERNKIAIGVLLLILTLASGGYLLWRENYLKPDTSKRLEDAEKQIAELKNASQKAPSVQEVKPEEIIQAAEGKSVETAPAAPVVKPTVKATVPAPVVTAPVVAPVAGKININTADATELDKLKGIGPVLAQRILDYRTKNGSFKSTDELKNVSGIGDKIFEKFKNDITI is encoded by the coding sequence ATGGGGGATTTCATTGAACGAAACAAAATAGCGATCGGGGTGCTCTTGCTTATTTTGACTTTGGCCAGCGGCGGGTATTTGCTCTGGCGAGAGAATTATTTGAAGCCCGACACGAGCAAAAGATTGGAAGATGCAGAGAAGCAGATAGCGGAGCTCAAAAATGCCAGTCAGAAGGCTCCTTCTGTCCAAGAGGTCAAGCCGGAGGAAATAATCCAGGCTGCAGAGGGCAAGAGCGTAGAAACGGCTCCTGCCGCACCTGTGGTAAAGCCAACCGTCAAAGCTACCGTCCCAGCGCCAGTTGTGACAGCACCGGTTGTTGCGCCAGTCGCTGGGAAAATTAATATCAATACTGCTGATGCAACCGAGCTAGACAAATTGAAGGGGATAGGCCCAGTATTGGCACAGAGAATTTTGGATTATAGAACGAAAAATGGTTCGTTTAAATCGACTGATGAACTCAAAAACGTCTCCGGCATAGGAGATAAAATATTTGAGAAGTTTAAGAACGATATAACGATCTAA
- a CDS encoding DUF2207 domain-containing protein codes for MKKLLLTFIFASVAALFPGITLARDTSQITDWYIKDFRSEIVVNKDSSLDITETITADCGKLPDKHGIFRMLPTYYQKTASQKIDTPIDLKSITDSSGKAIQYSTTKKDGSITWKIGDPDIAVTGTNIYKINYLVKNTIRFDSTNFDEFYWNLNGNFWQIETDSFTAKIKFPAEISKSTAKEINLYSGNLGIKDAGLATYSWTDTNTIEVKSSKTLGVTEGITLSATFPKSIIAPYTPTFLEKYGGPLTFLIPLFVLFYMIRVWGRSGKDPKGAGAVMAEYEAPDNLAPIELSVLEKNGQMRNQAITAAIINLAVKGFLKIEQIEKKGLFGQKDFKLIKLEGKSALSTSEKDLLPFLFAGKSEVLISELKDKFYSNIPRLKKTALDDLNAQGYFDPNGFKWKAGLLVGGFIIGFSGFWLLAVDILLGFNIIVAGLIVFVFAFLMPRRTAKGAETHHKILGFKEFINKTEKYRANFNEKENIFEKFLPYAILFGLTGVWINNMKKIYDEDYFMNYHPIWFYGPMFTNFNANTFNDMVTDLSNNMNSAISSSPSSSGAGGGGFSGGGGGGGGGGGW; via the coding sequence ATGAAAAAACTACTGCTTACGTTTATCTTTGCTTCCGTTGCAGCACTCTTTCCTGGAATAACCCTTGCTCGTGACACCAGCCAGATCACTGACTGGTATATCAAGGATTTTAGAAGTGAAATTGTAGTCAACAAAGATTCTAGCCTCGATATTACCGAGACCATCACCGCTGATTGCGGCAAACTACCAGACAAGCATGGTATTTTTCGCATGCTTCCGACTTATTACCAGAAAACCGCTTCACAGAAGATAGACACTCCAATCGATCTCAAAAGCATTACCGATTCAAGTGGAAAAGCGATCCAGTATTCGACCACGAAAAAAGATGGCTCGATCACCTGGAAAATTGGAGACCCAGATATTGCTGTCACGGGTACAAATATTTACAAAATTAATTACCTAGTCAAAAATACGATCCGTTTCGACAGCACCAATTTTGATGAATTCTATTGGAATTTAAACGGCAATTTCTGGCAAATCGAAACCGACTCATTCACTGCTAAAATTAAATTCCCTGCGGAGATCAGCAAAAGCACGGCCAAGGAGATCAATCTGTACTCAGGCAACTTGGGCATCAAGGATGCAGGACTTGCGACCTATAGTTGGACCGATACTAACACAATCGAAGTAAAATCAAGCAAAACTTTAGGGGTCACAGAGGGCATTACTCTCTCTGCAACTTTCCCAAAATCAATTATCGCCCCTTACACGCCGACATTTCTTGAGAAATATGGTGGCCCGCTCACCTTTCTAATCCCTCTTTTTGTTCTCTTCTACATGATCCGTGTCTGGGGTCGGTCAGGTAAGGACCCCAAAGGTGCTGGCGCCGTCATGGCCGAATATGAAGCACCTGATAATTTGGCTCCCATCGAGCTAAGCGTCCTGGAAAAAAATGGCCAGATGAGAAACCAGGCGATTACTGCCGCCATCATCAATCTAGCGGTCAAAGGGTTTCTCAAGATAGAACAAATTGAAAAGAAAGGGCTTTTCGGTCAGAAGGATTTCAAGTTAATCAAGCTTGAGGGAAAATCCGCTCTATCAACATCAGAAAAAGACCTCCTTCCTTTTCTCTTCGCCGGCAAATCGGAAGTTCTGATCTCCGAGCTAAAGGACAAATTCTATAGCAATATTCCAAGGCTGAAGAAAACGGCGCTGGATGATTTGAACGCACAGGGTTATTTCGATCCCAATGGCTTCAAATGGAAAGCTGGGCTATTGGTCGGAGGATTTATCATCGGATTTTCAGGATTCTGGCTCCTTGCCGTCGACATCTTGCTTGGTTTCAATATTATTGTCGCCGGCCTGATTGTCTTTGTTTTCGCCTTTCTCATGCCGAGACGAACGGCCAAAGGAGCAGAAACTCATCATAAAATTCTCGGGTTCAAGGAATTTATCAATAAAACCGAAAAGTATCGCGCCAACTTCAACGAGAAAGAAAACATCTTTGAAAAATTTCTGCCCTATGCCATCCTTTTCGGCTTGACTGGCGTTTGGATCAATAATATGAAGAAGATCTACGACGAAGATTATTTCATGAACTATCACCCAATCTGGTTTTACGGTCCGATGTTTACCAATTTTAACGCGAACACATTTAACGACATGGTGACAGACCTTTCGAACAATATGAATTCGGCGATTTCTTCCAGCCCATCCAGCTCCGGTGCAGGCGGTGGCGGCTTCTCTGGTGGTGGCGGTGGCGGTGGTGGCGGTGGTGGTTGGTAA
- a CDS encoding ABC transporter permease subunit, with protein MNNIFVIAKNTFKETIRDKIMYGILGFALLFLLSTLFFASISLGEDIKVVKDLGLAGIYIFSIIIAIFLGSSLIYKEIEKRTLYIMLSKPVSTIQFITGKYLGLLLSLLLNLGLMSIIYLAVVYFEKGGFDYLALWAILLNFFELSIFISLAILFSTLTTPLASTIYSIIVLYIGHSLSLVKKAAEKSPEILRWVADGVYYLFPNLEKFNVRNFIVYNISPTSAQIIYPVLYSLLMTGILLWLANLLLKKRDL; from the coding sequence ATGAATAATATTTTCGTAATCGCCAAAAACACTTTCAAAGAGACAATCCGCGACAAGATAATGTACGGCATTTTGGGCTTTGCCCTTCTTTTCCTCCTTTCCACACTCTTTTTCGCCTCTATTTCCCTCGGCGAAGATATCAAAGTAGTCAAAGATCTAGGACTGGCCGGAATCTACATTTTCAGCATTATTATCGCTATTTTCTTGGGCTCTTCGCTCATCTACAAGGAAATTGAGAAACGCACCCTCTATATTATGCTTTCCAAGCCCGTCTCAACGATTCAATTTATCACTGGCAAGTATCTCGGGCTTCTCCTCTCCCTGCTCTTGAATCTCGGCCTTATGAGCATAATATATCTTGCGGTAGTATACTTCGAAAAGGGCGGCTTCGATTACTTAGCTCTTTGGGCCATACTGCTCAATTTCTTCGAGCTATCGATTTTTATTTCCTTAGCAATTCTCTTCTCAACGCTGACCACGCCTCTGGCTAGCACGATTTACTCAATTATCGTCCTCTATATTGGCCATTCGCTCTCTTTGGTCAAAAAAGCGGCTGAGAAGTCCCCCGAAATCTTACGCTGGGTCGCCGATGGTGTTTATTATCTCTTTCCAAATCTGGAGAAATTTAACGTTCGCAATTTCATCGTCTACAATATTTCCCCCACTTCCGCTCAAATTATTTATCCGGTTCTTTACTCTCTGCTTATGACCGGTATTTTGCTCTGGCTCGCCAACTTATTATTAAAGAAAAGGGATTTGTGA
- a CDS encoding ABC transporter ATP-binding protein gives MIKIEKLEKKYSETVVVSDLNLEVKKGTIFGFLGPNGAGKTTTVKMVVGLSQPSKGKVTIDGKGLDTLSSREKIGYMPEDPYFYEQLNAHEFLEYMRSLFKDNKADIDEILKLVGLSNVKEKKVGAFSKGMKQRLGLAQALVNNPEYLFLDEPLDGLDPIGRLEFKKIFLKLKKEGKTIFFNSHVLSDVEEICDDIGIIHKGKLIYAGSVEKFCKGKNLEKRFVEEIEKLETGDQDE, from the coding sequence ATGATCAAAATAGAAAAATTGGAGAAGAAGTATTCCGAAACTGTTGTGGTATCAGATTTGAATCTTGAAGTGAAAAAGGGCACAATCTTTGGCTTTTTGGGTCCCAACGGCGCCGGCAAGACGACGACGGTCAAAATGGTAGTCGGCCTAAGTCAACCGTCCAAAGGTAAAGTCACAATCGACGGCAAAGGGCTTGATACCCTATCTAGCCGAGAGAAAATTGGCTACATGCCAGAGGACCCGTACTTTTACGAACAGCTCAACGCTCACGAATTTCTCGAATACATGCGCTCACTTTTCAAAGACAACAAGGCCGATATCGATGAAATTCTGAAGCTTGTCGGCCTATCTAACGTCAAAGAGAAGAAAGTCGGCGCTTTTTCCAAGGGCATGAAGCAACGTCTCGGCCTGGCTCAAGCGCTAGTCAACAACCCCGAATATCTTTTCCTTGACGAGCCTCTCGACGGCCTGGATCCGATCGGTCGGCTGGAGTTCAAGAAAATCTTCTTGAAATTGAAGAAAGAGGGAAAGACAATATTCTTCAACTCCCACGTCCTCTCCGATGTCGAGGAAATCTGTGATGACATTGGCATTATTCACAAAGGCAAATTGATTTACGCAGGAAGCGTCGAGAAATTTTGCAAAGGCAAGAATCTGGAAAAAAGGTTCGTCGAAGAGATTGAGAAACTAGAAACGGGAGACCAAGATGAATAA
- the miaA gene encoding tRNA (adenosine(37)-N6)-dimethylallyltransferase MiaA, translating into MQNKKVTHKRKVVAIVGPTASGKTGIGVKLAKEFDGEIISADSRQVYRGLDLGTGKDLSELSGVQYHMIDIVDPGEKMTLFDYLPLARAAIEDILSRGKLPIIVGGSGLFVQGLVEGFELVPAVISTPCEARVEKSPNQRSLDKLEMTKKYTREQLNSATIEQLNKKLLELDPVIYENIDHSNQHRLIRAIERSQEGLKPIKVKPNFEVLQIGLDIPREELHARIDRRVDERFEEGMLEEVEGLLEKGVSPDWLLGLGLEYREITQFVLGDAYNVLRGGDKDPNTSYGIRNTTEFQAMSQILKFKIHQFARRQLTWFRRFPEIKWLSDYTEIKKLVQKLII; encoded by the coding sequence ATGCAAAACAAGAAAGTTACCCACAAGCGTAAAGTTGTAGCTATCGTCGGACCAACCGCCTCAGGCAAGACGGGGATCGGGGTCAAATTGGCGAAAGAATTCGATGGCGAGATCATCTCGGCGGATTCTCGCCAAGTTTATCGTGGGCTAGATTTGGGTACTGGCAAAGATTTGTCTGAATTGAGTGGCGTTCAATACCACATGATCGATATTGTCGACCCGGGTGAGAAGATGACGCTTTTTGATTATCTCCCTCTGGCCCGAGCCGCCATTGAAGATATTTTATCGCGAGGGAAGTTGCCGATTATCGTCGGCGGGAGCGGTCTGTTCGTGCAGGGACTGGTCGAGGGATTCGAGCTTGTTCCTGCTGTCATTTCGACTCCTTGTGAAGCAAGGGTGGAGAAATCTCCAAATCAAAGATCTCTCGACAAGCTCGAGATGACAAAAAAATACACTCGAGAACAATTAAATAGCGCAACAATCGAGCAACTAAATAAAAAGCTTCTGGAACTTGATCCAGTTATTTATGAAAATATTGATCACAGCAATCAGCACCGATTGATTCGGGCGATCGAGCGCTCTCAAGAGGGCTTGAAGCCGATCAAAGTTAAGCCAAATTTTGAAGTTCTGCAAATCGGACTCGATATTCCGCGCGAGGAACTGCACGCTCGAATTGACCGTCGAGTCGACGAGAGATTCGAGGAAGGAATGCTAGAAGAGGTTGAAGGACTACTCGAAAAAGGAGTTAGCCCAGATTGGCTTCTGGGGTTAGGGCTGGAGTACCGCGAGATCACACAATTCGTATTGGGGGATGCGTATAACGTATTACGGGGGGGCGACAAAGACCCTAATACCTCATACGGAATACGAAATACGACCGAATTCCAAGCGATGTCGCAGATTCTTAAATTCAAAATTCACCAATTCGCCAGGCGCCAATTGACCTGGTTCCGACGTTTTCCTGAAATAAAATGGCTGTCGGATTATACAGAAATCAAGAAATTAGTTCAAAAATTAATAATCTGA